The nucleotide sequence TCTTTCTGCAGGATGGCGGGAGTGCGCATCAAAATCCCGCCTCCGCTCAAATCGACCGAAAAACCACGTTTCAAAACAGGGACGAGGATCTCCTTGTCTTCAAGATCAGTCTTCTGCATGTAAGAGAGGTAGTTGACGGGAAAGGATGTACTGATCCGGACATAATTCCGCCGCTGCACCCGCAAGATCTTTTCAGGCATTAAAAGAGCAAAGACCTCACGGTTTTTATCAAGACCGGTGCGCTGGATTCTGCCGTTGAACGTATAGACAGCTCCAGGCTCGTTCTCAAGTATGAAGTTGATATACACAAGCGTCTGAGGCCAGAGCTTCATGCTCTTCCCAGACTGGTACGGCATTTCAAAGAATATTTCCTTTTCGCGATGGACTTGGACCACTCTGGAAAGGTAATTTCCCTTGAAAAGCCCGGCCATTACCGATATTTCCACTGGCAGGTTCGAGATAATCTTTTTCAGGTACTCCGGTTTACTTTCAGTTGCCCGTACCGGAGGTCCTTTGTCTTCCAGTGCCATCTTCAATCCATCTCGAAAAAATGCCGGGCATTGCCGGTAGTCTTATCTGCAAGCTGATCAGCAGGCATCGAAAGTATTTCGGCGACCCGCTTCAGGATCAGTGTAAGCAGTGCGGGTTCGTTCCGCTTTCCGCGGAAAGGTACAGGAGTCATATAGGGAGAATCGGTTTCCAGCAGCAAGTGCTCTGCACCGATTCTTTGGAGTACCTCGAGCGGTTTTCTGGCATTCTTGAAAGTGACTGCTCCTCCCAGGGCAAGGTAGTACC is from Candidatus Wallbacteria bacterium and encodes:
- a CDS encoding PilZ domain-containing protein, which translates into the protein MALEDKGPPVRATESKPEYLKKIISNLPVEISVMAGLFKGNYLSRVVQVHREKEIFFEMPYQSGKSMKLWPQTLVYINFILENEPGAVYTFNGRIQRTGLDKNREVFALLMPEKILRVQRRNYVRISTSFPVNYLSYMQKTDLEDKEILVPVLKRGFSVDLSGGGILMRTPAILQKDQVILSSFKLGDTDYRIKSKIMHVIQVSRGRKCYYKYGLLFIDINETIRRSVIGYVFEVERRNIRKFKAKLY